Genomic segment of Hydractinia symbiolongicarpus strain clone_291-10 chromosome 5, HSymV2.1, whole genome shotgun sequence:
ttaattttttattactaaTGTTTGCatagttctttttttttgttggttATAGAGATTGATAGATTGTCTGAGTGGATTTCTGGTTGGTGATTACTCAGGTAGGGACGTACAACAATATATCATACTTTTTACTTTTCTTAGAAAGCTTTTTGTAGGAAACCACTGTCTTATCAAACGAATTTCAGGTATTTTTTAGGACCCATTCGCCACTCTCTAGATAGTCTCAAGACTGTTGTACCTATTTTAATTCTGTGCATGatattaaataagaaatattacCTTCTCTTTTCAGTCAGTCTAAAGAACCTGGTGCTGAAATTGCTTCTTATTATTACAACAGTATGTTTAATTCTCACATTGAATTGACATTGTGAATTTTGTATTGTCAAACACATATGGTGTGGGTGTCTGCTGGACCTTAAAATCAAGTTATGAAGTCTTACAACTTTGAAATCAACTTATGAAGTCTTACAACCTTGAAATCAAGTTATGAAGTCTTTACAACCTTGAAATCAAGTTATGAAGAAAAACCAAGTTTATTTGTTAGAACGTAAATCCTAAGCAGTACTTGTTTTGACTGAACTCAACATGCCCCAATTCGTTAATTTTTCTAATAGAAACCTCAAATGCTTTAAAACATACGCTTTaccaaaaatatttatgttGCATTGTTTCGTAGTAACTTACTTATTGAGTTTTTATAGTCTATTTTTATAGCCTATATATTTTCAATAAGTTTGAATGTTGGGAAATTGCAATTTTTGGGTCTTTCATACATTTGCCTAGAAGTTCTCCTTATGTCTATGTacgttaaaaaagaaaaagaaaatcattaaaaatattaaaaaaaaactattattttatttttttatttttcttgaaatttgttTCAGGCAGTGGATAATGTCAGTAGCAACACCTTATTAGAATATTTGATGATGAACAGTGTATTTGATACGATTGTTCAGGTATGTACTATGACAAATGTAAACTTAACCTGCCCCTTcacctttttttttacttacacAGGTATAACTGATGTTAAAAAATGGTGTCCCAATTGTGGTAGTTGTTGTGCCCCCGGAACATCATTTATTATTCActattcttatatatttttagatattaGCTGATCCAGGACTAAGATCTGACCATGGTCATGAAGCCATCTTGTTGTTATGCATATTAGTGaattacagaaaaaatgaaGTAAGCAGATATTTTTGCGTGTGATTGACGCATATTGGACACAGCATAGCTGATTCAAAACAGTTCTGTTGAACTTCTTTTTATATTACAGTcttgtaatataaaaaaaagtccaAGAAATGAATTCATTGATTGCTACAAAGTTACTGGCTTTATTTCAGAGTATTTAAATTTCATTTAGATGCAAAATCCCTACCTGATAAAACTTTCAATTCTCGACAACGAATTAGCTTTGAAcgtaagtttttttgttttttgttgtttcttgCAGAAGTTTGAACTCCTGAAAGTTATCTCTTGCTTTGATGTATAAAAGGAAGTAAAAACATCTTCTTTGTCATGCTTTATCTTGTTGAATATTCtactaaaaagaatttaatcaaACTTGTGAAGATAGACAGACGTCCTCCGctcttttgttaatttttttgatatacTATAAAGTTACTGTaatagtttttatttgtttctttttggtAGGGATTAGGTTTGGTGATTTCTGATATTCTCTCAAGCTGCAACAGGTGACTATAGTAAAACTAGATACctcaatgttttttttgcacaacTAGTCTTTTAACCTATGTTGTAATTATCTGTTTTTTAGAAAGTTTGCATTGCGAAAATCTAAAGAAATTCCATCTGGTGGCTTATTTACGACATTCACTAGTTTTGTAAGCATACTTTCTTGGTCTAACTTTTATGACCTTATTTAATTCCCCAGTTCTTTTCTTGTGTTGTCAGctcatttggtgccatctactgaccgctaaccggcttgtgtggcaggcaagcaagttagagcaatgctatagtatctctggcggtaatgtaacatagttacagtcggaggggagaaagagccaaccgttaggatggaatccccagGGACGttaaacttcccgttacttacttacttaattaCTTGTTCGTGCTAAAAGGAAGAAGATATTTCTCTCCTTTTACCATCCTCTTACtatttttctgtattttatttatttgataaatTTCATATTAAAGCCAGAATGAATTACTTTTTCGCTGTTCATCTTTTTTCACCAGCTTGTCTATTAACGCACTCGCTTTTACTTATTTGTGTTATATTTATACATGTCTGTTTTGTGTTTCATCAAGGTTGGTAGTATGTTCGTGCAAAGCGAAGCAGACGCTCCTTCTACTGTGAGGTATTATGtgtcatttttatatattttagcagaCATTTATATATTTGTGATGTGTGATGTTACGCACTTGTGACTGGAAAAGTATTATATTTCCACCTTTATACTGAAAACGTAATATTCTTTCTTCCGTAGCTCGGATAACGATGCAATCTTGCTTGCGTTGTATGAAGCTGTGTTAACCAACAGAAATTTTTTCACCGTTCTCAGCCACGTCATGGTTAGTTAAACAATTGAGGAGTTTACGAAACAAAAACGGGAATTATCTGCATTAACGTTGTCAATAACTATTCCCGTCATCTGAAAAGCGtgctaaaaaattaaacaagcgATGACgtgaaataaaatcaaaacaaatatggctgctgtaaaaaattgcaaaaaatgtgTAACTGACAACAAACTGTTGAACAcccaaaatttagaaaaaacaaattatattcGTTTTTTCTGCGTGCTTTTATCCGTAGTATTTTTAGTTCATCGAATATTTGACTTTCTACCAATAACCTCAAATGGTTCTTTTCAAGTCGTAGGGAGACCTGTGAGTTTGTTTTCGGGCTTACCCTGAACTGTACATAagcattagaaaaaaaaaattctctgtcGTAGATGGTACCGTCCTTGTTTCGTAAGATCGCTGATGATAAATTCATTTAGTTgatcttttaaaataaagatgtttacgttattatttttttgcatggAAAGTGGCTGGCAgaggaaaaaaacaaatatagtcTCACTTATACGTCATTGTTTTTATACTATATGATATTATAGAGTCACGATAAAGAGGCAGAGCATGCGCATAAACACCTTGTTATTGAACGAACAGTGTCAGGTGAGTTCCTTATAATTTGGAGCAAGAAAACTTGATAGTGTTGTTTGAAACACATTAAATGCACGTTAGAATGTTTTGGTTTGCTTTGGAATTTTTCCTGCAAAAGGGCTGCTCCAACATGGACTGCTCCAACAAGCTCCTGTTTATTGAGATCATAAGCCTATGGCCTCGTTCCTGGAACAATGCAAAAATTTCTATTCCCATCCAATATAGGAATACATCGATTGGCAAGATAATTAAAGCTTTAAAAATATGGTTTCACCTTTTATCacgaactgtttttttttactttcacttcACTTGTGTAAAGTTTGTTTACAAGACAAGCTTTCCTAATAAAGTCTTGATTTTTACCTTTTGCAAgtaaaattaatttatcttATAAAGGCCATCTAAAAAGAGTCTCATAATGAAATTTGCAAAGAGTTCTTAAATGCACTTCAGTGACAGTAGCAGCTTTTAAGTCTTATTTGCGTTATTTAGCTGGCGAAGAATCTCTGCAAGAAGAAGAAAACATCGACCAAATACAGTCCGGTAACCTGATGGCTACGTTTTTACGATTTTCCTCGATCTCGATACAAGACACGAAACGTAAGCATCTATTTTTATACTTAATCAGAATACAAGCCAATCAAATGTACCAAAATGAACGTGCAGGACCACGTGCTTGATGGATGACCGCAACACGCTTTGATGTTTTTACtcgtttctttgttatttcTTCGTGTTAGACTTCATACCAGAAAATCTTTTTCCTTCGTTATAGATGAATCTGGTGCACATACAGCTCGTCTGTGTTTAATTATATTGAATTGCATTGTGGAGGTATATATTTCACATTTCTACGTAACATGCGCCGAATTATATATACGGTGACGAGTAATGACGACTTTTGGAGAATTCGGGGCTCATACAAATATTGGAGTCAATCAGCGGTTTATTTTAAGTCAGCAAAAATTTGCCAAGGATAAATGCTTGATGCTTCACGTTGAAAAATGTGCTTTTTCAGAAATAACCTTACAGAAACAACAGAGCCAAAATATTGATTTCTCTTAAAATCTACAAGAATTGTTTATGGTGATACCCATTTTTTTGAAATAGTAACTTTTGTTATACGATTTATGTGACAAAAATCTTAAAATGGAATATTAtagttttttagtgttttttttccgaAACATCCtaaattcttctgaatttgtaaAGTGTTAAATCTGTGACCACCTTGATTATATTTCACGTCGGCAGGTTGTATACTGTTTTGCGATCGTACGCTCCCATAAACGAACAAGTTAAATTTACAGAAAACCGTGACAACAAAACATACGTTAAAACTACATCTGGCCCAAGTAAACACCCCATctgaaattaaatcattttttaaatcattaaaacATTCTTGTCTACACGTTGACGTTAGCCTCAAGAATTGGTGAATATCGGCGTGAATTAAAAGGCTGATAGCGTTTTTCATGATGATATAATAATCTATGACATGCAACCATATATTGTGTGATACACGTTTAAAATCTGCGTCATTTGTTGTGTGTATTTTGTTTCAGGATCAATATGCAAATGCGTTCCTTCACGACAacaatttgacattttctgttcCAATATATAAGCTGGTAGgaggttttttttttgctttctatTGAAGccttctaatttttatttgaaataaacGAACCCTTTAAAATACTTGACTATGAAGCctgttaatcttttttttaaggAATACAGATAACTTTTTCATCTGATTAAGACATTTTTTTGGTCCCACTAATTCTTGGATCTTTAATTTTTGCGTACCTCTTCGACTTATAAATTCGCGTAATTTGTATTATACAGTCCTTTACGGAAGCCAATTAGGGTCATGTTATGCTTCGTATCAAGGAGCTACGAGTTAAGGACAATAAGATAATTCTGCGATattaagataattttattaTGTTAATTGACAATTTTCAGATAATTTTTCTATCTACAGATAATTTTTCAGTGAGAACATTCACATAATTGTCTTTCAAATCAGACGCAGCCGTTGCCATAcccgccatatttatttttgcttgTTTGTGTTTTCACTGGATTCGTATTGTAAAGAATTGTCCGCAAATCGTAAAAGTTAGTCTGCAGATCGTAGAATTATCATGATCATAACATTATCTTAAGATAAAGAAATGTCGATTTGCGATAATATGCCTATTTCGCGCGAAACTAACGCCGCGCGAAACTAACGCCGCGCAAAACTAACGCCGCGCGAAAATTAAAGGATctaatgtaaataaaataagGTTTAAAATCCTTCCAATTTTCCCCTAATCACTGTATGTATTACTCTCTCCCCCGATTTTATCTTTGCGTTACCCACCAGAGAAACGCATGTTATTGCTTTAACTCTTTAACTCCTAAATCAAATAAATTTCGAATGCGCCTAAGTCAAACTTAAACTTCTTACCTTGCGATTATAAATTACAATCGCTACTACATTTCTACCTTTTGTCTTAGAATTTGTATCACAGAAAAGTCGGTCTGGAAGTCCCAAGCTCAAGACCTCTAGCATGTGTCTTGCTAGGTAATATATATGAAATCTAATGGAACTTGTCCAAGTTTTATTTCTACGAGCTGTTGTGAAGGCTGATATAGAGGGAGAAGGATTTTTTTATACAGTTACAGGAGCTGCATATAATATACGGCTTATTAAGGACGGGAAAAAATACATCTGCACgaaacttaaaattaaaatcctttttttatttttttagatttaatgGTAGAATTTACCATCACGCATATGATGAAAACATTTCCAATCGATTTATACAAGTAAATTGTCTGTTTTGTAGAAATGTCACTGAGCTTTGCGAATTGATAAACTGTGTGTGGATGACAGATGAGGATTAAAAATAGCAGCTACTTTTTCAATCCATGTTataatttgtaatttttaactttaaaattgtgttaacttacgattttttgaaatttaggcGCTGTATCGGGATTATACACAGGTGTTTATGCTATCAAAAGAGGTGTCGAATACGCTTGCAGTACTGCTGGAAAGACCTATGGACGGCACTTATGAATTTACTTAAATATATCATATCTAACGAAAACCTCTTCATACCGAAATATAATGTCTTAGATTTGGCTGTCCAGGTAAATACAATaaacaatatctttttttaaacaattataaTTTGTTTGGTTGAGCATACGCTATGTCAATACCTTAGTGCAGCTAAAAAAACATGGGCTGACTGCATGTCAACGTCGTGGATAATGCTGAACATTCTTATCTCAGTAACAAAGAGCAAAATTTTCATAGCTTTATTAGGGAACAACAAATGTTGACTAATTATTGACGAACAATTCTTCATAGCCAATGTACTGAGGCTGTATGTCGGCTCTATCGCGGACCGTAAAAACATAGGATTCATCACAAAAGATCATTTTGTGTTTTGCTATTTTAgctatttttgctatttttcttGTGCagtttgttacaaaaaaaagtttaaaaatgacagTAGCGTACGTGCCACAAACGTTTTATTCAACAACGTCTTTTTTTGGAACAAATCCGTCGACCAAAACTcgtttaatttcttttaaactttCTATAACaaatttgtttcctttacagtaacttTAAACAAGTTTTGCTCCATGGACTcggataatttttttgaatctttttcttttttaggttcGTTTTCTTTTATTGACTAGTGTAGCTAGGAAACTATTttcgtttctttttttctaattcaATTTTCTTTTCTCGAATCAGAGTAGAAAAACTCCTGTTAATCTCGTGGATAACTCCTGGGTAATAAGTGGCTACGCTAAAACGTCAACATACTATTTTTATAGGTAGTCAGcatctttaatttatttattacttATGGCGACACATTTCTTCCGACGCCCACTTCATATGATGAACTCTACTACGAAGTAATTCGTGTCCATCAAATATTCGACAACTTGTATTCCTTAGGTAAATAATCTAACTCtattttactttatattttccTGGCTTCGTTTTTAGTAGGATGTTTTATTTTGTCTATTAATTTATGTGTCAACTGAAGATGGTAATACTTTTTACCGTGAAGTTCTATTTTGATGTGTGTAAGGCCTTCCAACTGgtttattttctaaaatagcCAAAAGATTACAATGAATATATGTGCaattagccttgtggtagagcgtttgcttccagtgcgggaggtcttgggttcaaaccccagcCGAGTCATGACAaaaactataaaagtgtgaatctatccttccTGCTTAGCGCTCGGTataagaataggattgatatcttagacgGTTGTCTTGTTAAGCgctgttgtgcttgcacgccCTCCGTAGCTCAAattggagctttaaatgcgttaGGACCCCCTTCAGAGGatcctcgttgatagcagtaccaatataaactgaagaggctatcctgggtaaataatttcaataataataataattggtgAAAAACTGAGTGATATGATGTCAAATAAGTAAGAAATTTATTGGCAAAGATATCAAAGGAGTTAAAAgaactttctttttttgcaaaagtgCTAGTTATTCTTCAAACAAACCCGGATAACAAAAGTCgctttttctttgattattactgcttttttaacgttttttttttttttgttatattttagccttacgCTATATATCCAGCGATAATGAGTTGAAAACATCAGCAAACAAATTAAGTAGCTCGTTGGTTAATGTCAGGTAGGTTCGTGATCACGTACGCTTCTATAGTATGACATCTCGCCTTACCAGATGGTAACAATGGAACAACAGTCAttgcaaaatattatttatttcaattttagtTTGATAGATTCtggctagatagatagatagatgggcGGTATCTAGTGATCTTAGTATCCACTGACTTTTACGTTTATCTATGCTTGATTGTTTCTAGAGCTATAATTCACCACTTCGCACCAAAAATCGACACTTACACTCAAAAACATAACAAATCATCTCTAACAGAAGACGAGGTATGTGTATGTGTTTTTGTAGCGGTTTGTGATAAATTATTTCTTATGATCTGCAGAACACTAGCGTATCCTTTGTGGTGCACATCCGTCCAACAGTTAATGAAGAGTTTGGCCAAATGCACTTTGATAGACAGTTCAAGATGATTTATTGTTTTGGTTTTTTAGGTCTTAGAAGTCATTCGAGGAAATTACGAAACTCTGACCTTAAAGTTAATGGAAGGTTTGGATTCTTATTCAAAATACTCGGAACAGCCGAACGAGACTTCTTTTTTTACTCAACTGGTATGTAAAATTAAAGTTAGAGTTGTTATCTCTGCATTGTCTGGACAATAGCTTTTGATTTGTTAGATACAAGTATTCACTTGATTTTAAGCCTATTTTTTCCTGAAGTATAAATaccttaaaattaaaagaaccaGTGAGGATTCTTAGGGGAAGTTACAATAATATTGGCAAGAAGAGAACTAACTTTTATGAATTTCTGTCAATATGAATAAGCATTGCGCATAGTGGATTTAATAATGGCTGCCGAGCTGAAAAATGTACGGCATAGTTGATACATAATTTAATTCCCTATACTTACTAAAGGCAAGTTATCATTGAAGCAGCTCCGTGGGGGGTTTTATGGTGCAGTATTAAAGGCGGTCAAACTCGGCaaacaaccaatcaaatttgAGAATTCTTTTAACAAGCGTGTTCGTTTGAATGAAAATTTCTGATAGCATTTAATATTCTTTAGATTCGTGGAATAACAAACCGTGTTCGGCGCAACATTCACGTCACCAACCTTCAACAGCTTAGCGTGCTACAAGAATTTTCAACCATCACGTGATACCATCACATCATCAAATACAAGCATGAGAATCATCATTGGTGTTGCATGACTTTCTCTGTTTTTCACTCACCAGAAAACCCGTTGTTTTATAATCGTGACTATTAATTGTTGAACAAATGGTAGAAAGAAGGTGATATAGACTGGACAGTTGAACAAGTCTTATTTGTATGGATGAGTGCGTGTGAGTTTGAAAGACAGTATCAGCACTCACCTCGATTTTTCTTCTAATCATTTTTCTGCGTTCACTTCAAACTATATTTTAGTActtaacaataatttttttatttttttaaaaaaaaaacgttaaagGCACTGGAGATGCATTATCatctttttgtttaatttttaaggtCTCAAATTTCGAAGTTTGATCGATTACTTTTGTTATATTAATTGCGTTTAAAGTTATTTTGGTAAACAAGGTAATGAATTCTATACTTCTACGCTAAAACACATGCTGGGATTGTAATATATGGGGATTTATTGtctaaatgaaatatatatataaaacagaGAGTTGTTTTTCCACATGTAATGTTAAATATCATCAGATTTGCAAAATCGCCTTTCAAAGTGAAATCCGCGACGAAATTCGATAAAAACGAAAGCTCTGACAATGTTTAcggaatgaaaaaaaaagttttatgaaGAAAAAACGCAGCAgctgcaaaaattttaaaatgattttttctcTTGGGATCTTTTACATTTTCTTAGTTTCTCAGGATATAAAAAACAACCTGCGCAGCACTCAACATCAAATAGTGTCACCTTGATATAACCAGCAGCCGGTACGCTTGTTTGGCGTAAAACTGTTCGTTTGCGCAACTAATCACACGAAATAAAAGTTATAAGTTAAGGTTTTGACCCTAAAAACTCATTTAGTAGAATCAATCGCTCAAGCCGCATCTCACTTTCGACCCTCTGACCTACTAACAGAATTCGTATCCATCAGATCTGATTATCGAAAGAGTAAGTTCACATTCAAAAAAGAACAAGGCAAGAAAACTTTGCCGATGTTTTCTTAAGCTCGTCCAATCACTTTGCCGATGTTTTCTTGAGCTCGTCCAATCACTTTGCCGATGTTTTCTTGAGCTCGTCCAATCACTTACCGATGTTTTCTTGAGCTCGTCAACCAATGCAATTGCCGAGGATAACCAAAACGGTGTATCTTTCCTTTTAAGCATGACAACTTCATCGCCATCTTTATGACTGACAACAGCCTCCCTCATGTACATTGGGAAAATAACCAATTTATCCTTCAGGCACCGGAACCTCCCCCTATCGCAAGTCTTAACGTATCGTTGACTAAAACCACTTAAAAAATTTCCCATTGTACTGACAGTTTTACAGGGAAAAAGACACAAATATCTGCTAACGCCTATACACCAGCTTAGACATGTTCCGCTGGGAAAGAACGTTTGACTACATTGAACATTCCTAGTGCATGTTTATTAAAAACCCGTCACCGTCTTCGCACCGTTAACAGCAACGACCTTTCTATACTCAATGGATTGATTATTTCGCACATTACTTCCAAGACAACTGAAATTGTATGTATTTGTTAACAAGTCATGTGCTTTTATCTGTCGCAAACTGCACCTCGAAATTTTTTAGCATTATAGAACCCAACTTCCGAAGCAAACACTGCCAGATCTCTAATTTAAATTCACCCCCAAGACTGACAGCCTCCTGTCGTTGACCAGTCCGATCCCTTACCGGCCACTGCTGATAACAGAGCCGATCTCTATCATGGATAAAGAACCACTTATGAGCCAGCTCATTCAACACATGTAAGCATCAACCACAACAGACAATGGCTGCAGAAGCAGTGCATGCCAACCTGTTTGAACACCAAACAGGTTGGCAGATTCCCGTTCAATACCATTAAAATACGCAGTCAAGGGCAAGCTTGACGCTGACTTGGCATTTGGCATAATCGAACTGGTTCAAAGCAACGACCACCCCAATGACAAGATGTTCCCGAATGGTAACTGTTTCAAAAAAGGATGGATCAATGAGAAGGACATGAAACTCATCACACAGAATCACCGTCTAACATTGTAATcccgaaaaagaaaaataccatTCTTGATGCGTGGAACAGATATCATAGTGCATCGGAGGTCAGAGACACCACTACGTTCATTACTGAAAGCGGATGTTACAGATACCTCAGCGCTCTCACACACGACGGATGCATCAAAAGATTCGACGATATCACGAAAGAAGTCCTACGTGTTTACGTGTAGAGGACTCTCTTTTGTGGGATGACGATATTGGTATGCCTTACAATAACAATTGGTATGCCTTACATAACAGCGTAGTTATCATCCTGAAAACGTTTTTTTCTCTTAGAATGAAGTAGAATTTGTAGATTCGATGTGACACTTTGCGGATATATGCCTACTACACTGAGGGCTAACGAGGAATTCCCTAACACAACCAATTTAACCGGAATCAGGTTGTGGTCTTGCAAATCAAGTTGCGTATGAATTCGCTTACGCACCAATCATGACCCCATTTCGCAAACTATTTAAACAAAAACTCGAAATATGTTGGGACGATACACTTGTTGACCGCCTATTCGGGACGAAAAAACAGTAGATCCTACGTAAAATAAAAGACGGGATGAGAACTTTCTAGATTGATCGGCAAGCGCGCCTCGCAACTAACTGATGTGACTGAAGCAAAACTGATCTCAGATTTACACTCACACAAAAACATTGCTCGTGCCCAATCGTTGACCAGCTCTATGGACTaagacataaaaaaattgtatgcgCTTGCATCCTTATTCACTACTGATAGGGCTACCGACTAGCAGTTTAACTCTGCTGACCAACACGATGTATATTCAGAAGGCCGCATCAGTAGTCTAGCTCGGGGGTTGAGTGTAACTGTCAATCTATTGTCATGATAACCAATAAAGTAAACTATATGACATTTTAGAACATGGTACAATTCAAGAGTAAGTTCAGTTGGGCTGAACCATTATAGTCTCCTTaaggtatatatattttaaagacaGTTCTGAATTTGGAACGAAAACGGTCAAAGAAAATCAAGTTAAGTCTAAAATGGTGCGGATATATTTAGGTATGTTTGCATGGTATTCCTAGCAAgttaaaatcaaatattttccaATGTAAAGACTTTATTTTCCAAACCAGACGGTTGATCTTTGTATAGAATTTCGGGATAAGTGTTGTCTTTGTCATATTTTGGTACCGCGATTGGTGTAGCAGAGGGACCGTCGTGAACCAAAACATCCGAACTCGTTCTTGTTCTACAATAACAGAATACCTGACACACCGTATTTATTTCTTCTCGCAATTCTTTCAGTTTTCGAAAATAAACAATCGGATTCGCAAGTGCATCCACTGAAGCGATAGCTAAACAAGCAATGTAGATTTGATGTTCCATGTATTC
This window contains:
- the LOC130644569 gene encoding armadillo-like helical domain-containing protein 3 translates to MKQSSPTRKNFKEKIVIFYDSVFQGEDVSAISPNIWNEIFLLKVNVPYLEELLRCLEPDDLLKLKGNINELFSRCCLTLKEDHQIKIVNALQTLCTVMKCVFEKKFSDFGYDVINILVGFDEAEIGMQRLIDCLSGFLVGDYSVSLKNLVLKLLLIITTAVDNVSSNTLLEYLMMNSVFDTIVQILADPGLRSDHGHEAILLLCILVNYRKNEMQNPYLIKLSILDNELALNGLGLVISDILSSCNRKFALRKSKEIPSGGLFTTFTSFVGSMFVQSEADAPSTVSSDNDAILLALYEAVLTNRNFFTVLSHVMSHDKEAEHAHKHLVIERTVSAGEESLQEEENIDQIQSGNLMATFLRFSSISIQDTKHESGAHTARLCLIILNCIVEDQYANAFLHDNNLTFSVPIYKLNLYHRKVGLEVPSSRPLACVLLDLMVEFTITHMMKTFPIDLYKRCIGIIHRCLCYQKRCRIRLQYCWKDLWTALMNLLKYIISNENLFIPKYNVLDLAVQVVSIFNLFITYGDTFLPTPTSYDELYYEVIRVHQIFDNLYSLALRYISSDNELKTSANKLSSSLVNVRAIIHHFAPKIDTYTQKHNKSSLTEDEVLEVIRGNYETLTLKLMEGLDSYSKYSEQPNETSFFTQLIRGITNRVRRNIHVTNLQQLSVLQEFSTIT